The DNA segment AACCCTGTTTAGGTCCTTGGTACTAACACTTACATCGCTCATAATCATCTCTCCTTTTTTTCAAAATTCAATATATATCCCCTTTTCCTGCACATGTTTTTACTGCAGGAAAAGGGAATTTGGGGTCATTTGCTGTATTCTTCGTTTATAGCTTTGGATATTCTTTCTAATCCCTGCGCAAGCAAGATTTTCGGGCATGCAAAATTTAGCCTAATAAATCCGTCTCCGCCCCTACCAAACCAAGTTCCGCCATCTAAAGCAACTTTTCCTTTCTTATAAACAACGCTTTCCAATTTTTTGCCGTTTGGTTCATATTCCCTTAAATCAAGCCACCCTAAATAAGTCCCCTGAGGCTCAATCAATTTTGCTTTTGGAAGATGTTCTGCAAGGTAATAATGAATAAACCTAATATTTTCTTCCAAATAATCTAAAAGCTGATCTAACCAATCTTCACACTCATTATAAGCTGCTTCAAGGGCTGCGATACTAAAGGGGTTTTGACCGCCAATCGCATTTTTCTCCAGTATTCTTTCAAATTTCTCCCTAAGAACAGGATTTTTTATGATAATATTGGATGCTTGCATGCCTGCAAGGTTAAATGTTTTACTCGGTGCGGTACATGTTATAGAGTTTGCAGCAAATTCTTCCTTTATGGAAGCAAACATCGTATGCTTGTACCTTGAAAAGACCAAATCATTGTGAATTTCATCAGCAAGAACAATTACATTGTTTTTGCAGCAAATGTCACCGATTTTTTCCAGTTCTTCTTTTGTCCAAACCCTTGAAACAGGGTTATGCGGACTACAGAGTATGAAAAGTGTCAGTTTTGGGTCTTTTGCCTTCTTTTCAAAATCCGCAAAATCTATTTCATAATAATCTCCGTTAAGCTTTAATGTATTATCTACTATATGGCAGCCATTGTTTTCTATTGCACCGTGGAAAGGATAATACACCGGATTTTGTATCATTATCTTATCCCCCGGCATGCAAAAAGCTTGGATCGCATAGTTAATCGCCGGCACTACTCCTGGGGTAAATTCAATCCATTCTCTCTTTATTTCCCACCCGTGGCGCCTCTTTGTCCAATTGATTATTGCTTCATAATAAGAATCTGGCCTGCTGCTATATCCATATATACCATGCTCGGCTTGCTTTACAACCGCATCAACTATAGGACGTGCTGCTTTAAAATCCATATCAGCCACCCAAAACGGCAGCACATCCTCTACGCCGAACATTTCTTGCAGAGTTTTTTTATCCCACTTTGCCGAATTAGTTCCTGAGCGATCAATTACTTCATCAAAGTTATACCTCACAACAATCTCTCCCATCCTAATATTTTAAGATAAATCTTAGATAACTCTTGCTTCTTTTTTTGTTAGATTTTAAGCATCAATATTTGCAACTCATTTTTTAATTTCATCATTTCAGGCAGGTCTGTTTAACAGTTCTTCAACCTTCACCCCCAATGCATCAGCAATAATTTTTAATTCGTTGGCCTTGAGGAATCTTGTATTGTTCTCTATTTTGCTAATCTGAGATTGGTTGAAGATTCTAGTCCTTCGAGCAAGTTCAGACTGTGACAAGTTGTTTTGTTTTCTAAGCTGCTTTATCTTTTGGCCAAACATAAGCTATCCTCCATATCTGGCTAATTATCTTAAATATTATTCTATTATCGCATAATATACAACTCATTATTATTCGTTTTATGAATAATTAACCCTCATATCTTAGTTTT comes from the Tepidanaerobacter acetatoxydans Re1 genome and includes:
- a CDS encoding MalY/PatB family protein yields the protein MRYNFDEVIDRSGTNSAKWDKKTLQEMFGVEDVLPFWVADMDFKAARPIVDAVVKQAEHGIYGYSSRPDSYYEAIINWTKRRHGWEIKREWIEFTPGVVPAINYAIQAFCMPGDKIMIQNPVYYPFHGAIENNGCHIVDNTLKLNGDYYEIDFADFEKKAKDPKLTLFILCSPHNPVSRVWTKEELEKIGDICCKNNVIVLADEIHNDLVFSRYKHTMFASIKEEFAANSITCTAPSKTFNLAGMQASNIIIKNPVLREKFERILEKNAIGGQNPFSIAALEAAYNECEDWLDQLLDYLEENIRFIHYYLAEHLPKAKLIEPQGTYLGWLDLREYEPNGKKLESVVYKKGKVALDGGTWFGRGGDGFIRLNFACPKILLAQGLERISKAINEEYSK
- a CDS encoding helix-turn-helix domain-containing protein, coding for MFGQKIKQLRKQNNLSQSELARRTRIFNQSQISKIENNTRFLKANELKIIADALGVKVEELLNRPA